AAGAAGCGAGGAGTGTATTTGTCAAGTTCTTTGAAGAATTCTGTATTCAGGTTTTTGCTTGACAAGCGACAGAACTCTGCCAGAATCTAAAGGAAAAGTATGACAAGTTATTATTCAAGATGTAGCCATATTTCACCTACAttaaagaataacaaaaaatagaaatctgTATCTAATCTTTGGAGGCCAGTACAATACTGTTTCTGCCCATGTGATTAAGTGTTTTGTTACTAtatgatgagacacttcagcaCTCAGATTTACAGTGATCAATTTCTTAAATCATGAAGTCAACCTCcactcaaaaacatttttcttagtGTTCCTATTGAAGTTGAATATTTGGGCTTCACTGTGCAGTTTGACAATGAAAGGTGGATTCTGCATtcaactgcagaaaaaaataggGATTTCAACGAGAAGTAGTAGATataattttaaggattttatcAAGATAACTTTtgtggaaaaaagtaaagaatttatGTACATCTTAAAACATGTTTGGAAGGAATCTTTAACATCTTAGGACTACTTTTCACTTGTAGGACATTGAAGCTAATTCCGTAAGTTAATCAAAGATAAGacaaagaactaaaaaaaaacaaacaactaacgCATAAAAGAGAGGAAGAGTGTTCAATTACCTGACACTCTGTAAAGAGTGCTGGCCACCTTTCCATTGTGTCTTTCACTGGAGGCTCCAAGTTCACCAACTCTTGTCTTCTCAAGGCAAAAGTCGAGTCCATGTTTTTGGTTATCAGAGCAGCAGGTGGACGACGTTTCTTCATCTCTTCTACAAGTTCCTTTCGTTTGAACTCCATACTGGTCTCATCTTCACCATCAGGGAAATTGGGTAGAAAATTGATTTCAAACCGTTTGGGTCTTTTGATGCCTCTCTGAGGAGCTTGGCCTTTTCTTTTCCCTTGATTTACAGTCACATCTGTACATCCAGCTCGTCGCAGTTTGGTGCGATAGTTTCCCATTTTGAACTTGATGCTATTTTTCCAGCTGTTGCATCCATTGACAGAGCCTGGTTCAGTGAGGCATGGATGTTTTTGAATCAGTGCAGTTGCAACATCATTGAATTCTTGATCGCAGGGATATGCCTTGAAGCTGTAAATTGCCTCAGCAAGTTTTTCAAGTATCTCATGCTTCATGTCCCTGGATACCTGTAGATACGTCTTGTCTCTCATATACAGAAGATTCCCTTGGCGTAATCTGTACTCGATGTCCACAGGAAAATAAGGAATGTCAAAAGTGTCTGGCCATGGAGAGCGAGTAagagatgaccgactttcaggggAGGAAAAAGAGAGGATCTCGGTGTCATCGGTGCTGGCTGTGCTGGCTATGCTTGATGTGGGGGCTGGAACCAGTGCGATTATCTTTAGGGTGGATTTGTCAGGCAGGTCAGTAATGTCAGTGAGGTTGACGAAGGCATTGTTAAAATCAGGATCCTCATACTGGAGGGAGAATTTGTACAGAAGACCCAGCTTCTCCTCAAGCTGTTCAACAAGTGAGTCAAGTGTCTGTGGTTTCCCAGAGAGTGTAATTTTCCTGATGTCATTGTCATGGACAATTATCCTTAGTTTCATCTCCTTTGTTGGCTGTGATTCTATAggaaaaaataagttcagttacCTCATGACACTTGACATAAAAATCTTCACCATCCAATCAGCACAAAATATAATGTCTAAGGGTAACAAATGTTCTGCCCCTGATTCTGTAGGCTGCCAGAGGAAAAGGGTCATTCAGATCAGAGAGCATGCTGACTGACATCGAG
This region of Acanthochromis polyacanthus isolate Apoly-LR-REF ecotype Palm Island chromosome 4, KAUST_Apoly_ChrSc, whole genome shotgun sequence genomic DNA includes:
- the LOC127533642 gene encoding sterile alpha motif domain-containing protein 3-like isoform X1, which codes for MSTEPGRIMTESQPTKEMKLRIIVHDNDIRKITLSGKPQTLDSLVEQLEEKLGLLYKFSLQYEDPDFNNAFVNLTDITDLPDKSTLKIIALVPAPTSSIASTASTDDTEILSFSSPESRSSLTRSPWPDTFDIPYFPVDIEYRLRQGNLLYMRDKTYLQVSRDMKHEILEKLAEAIYSFKAYPCDQEFNDVATALIQKHPCLTEPGSVNGCNSWKNSIKFKMGNYRTKLRRAGCTDVTVNQGKRKGQAPQRGIKRPKRFEINFLPNFPDGEDETSMEFKRKELVEEMKKRRPPAALITKNMDSTFALRRQELVNLEPPVKDTMERWPALFTECQILAEFCRLSSKNLNTEFFKELDKYTPRFFEIFKTKGGSVGQKLKTYLQQVTPESTDVTAKRTAVLRGLPVILGDENTDFFMTCFDCDDPGISHTPIGILTTVPEDEQLSLDSLHLQTSGTAIILEGRIVMDDLENLPHAMCLLFGLTYALNLEYPQQLKYTFDFIQRVLLSLGHKSLKPKIQSLKNLLMQ
- the LOC127533642 gene encoding sterile alpha motif domain-containing protein 3-like isoform X2, whose amino-acid sequence is MKLRIIVHDNDIRKITLSGKPQTLDSLVEQLEEKLGLLYKFSLQYEDPDFNNAFVNLTDITDLPDKSTLKIIALVPAPTSSIASTASTDDTEILSFSSPESRSSLTRSPWPDTFDIPYFPVDIEYRLRQGNLLYMRDKTYLQVSRDMKHEILEKLAEAIYSFKAYPCDQEFNDVATALIQKHPCLTEPGSVNGCNSWKNSIKFKMGNYRTKLRRAGCTDVTVNQGKRKGQAPQRGIKRPKRFEINFLPNFPDGEDETSMEFKRKELVEEMKKRRPPAALITKNMDSTFALRRQELVNLEPPVKDTMERWPALFTECQILAEFCRLSSKNLNTEFFKELDKYTPRFFEIFKTKGGSVGQKLKTYLQQVTPESTDVTAKRTAVLRGLPVILGDENTDFFMTCFDCDDPGISHTPIGILTTVPEDEQLSLDSLHLQTSGTAIILEGRIVMDDLENLPHAMCLLFGLTYALNLEYPQQLKYTFDFIQRVLLSLGHKSLKPKIQSLKNLLMQ